A region from the Vicia villosa cultivar HV-30 ecotype Madison, WI linkage group LG3, Vvil1.0, whole genome shotgun sequence genome encodes:
- the LOC131658436 gene encoding uncharacterized protein LOC131658436 — protein MPKYAKFMKQILTKKKKYTDEETVVLDAHCSAIIQKTPPRKEADPGRVILPITIGGNYISNGLVDLGSSINLIPLSVVKRLGNIEMKHTRITLQLADKSIISPYGVVQDMLVKVDKFLFPVDFVVVDMEEDLRVQDKEVIFTLFESMKPPKDEHDNFRIDNEKGEIIEVANQFHKDKEKANHEGKNHHKNFEVGQMVLVCNSRLKVFPSKLKSKWSGPFVVKEVRNYGAIVVEDPKTQESWTVKEQRLKGYHDG, from the exons ATGCCCaagtatgcaaaattcatgaagcaaattctcacaaagaaaaagaagtacaCGGATGAAGAGACAGTTGTGCTTGATGCTCATTGTAGTGCAATTATTCAAAAAACTCCCCCAAGAAAGGAAGCCGATCCGGGACGAGTCATTTTACCGATCACCATTGGAGGTAACTACATTAGTAATGGTTTGGTTGATTTGGGGTCTAGCATCAATTTAATACCTTTATCCGTTGTCAAGAGATTGGGGAACATTGAGATGAAACACACCAGGATAACTTTGCAACTAGCCGATAAGTCTATCATTTCACCATATGGAGTTGTACAAGACATGCTAgtaaaggttgacaaatttttgttCCCGGTTGATTTTGTGGTAGTCGACATGGAGGAGGATC TGAGGGTGCAAGATAAAGAGGTAATTTTTACTCTTTTTGAGTCTATGAAGCCTCCTAAGGATGAACATGACAACTTTCGAATCGATAATGAAAAAGGAGAAATCATTGAGGTGGCGAATCAATTTCACAAGGACAAGGAGAAGGCAAATCATGAGGGAAAGAATCATCACAAAAACTTTGAAGTTGGACAAATGGTGCTAGTGTGCAATTCAAGACTCAAGGTGTTTCCTAGTAAATTAAAGTCAAAGTGGTCGGGGCCATTTGTTGTGAAAGAGGTGCGAAATTATGGAGCCATTGTGGTAGAGGACCCTAAAACACAAGAAAGCTGGACTGTAAAGGAACAAAGACTCAAAGGCTACCACGATGGATAA